The proteins below are encoded in one region of Apium graveolens cultivar Ventura chromosome 4, ASM990537v1, whole genome shotgun sequence:
- the LOC141717894 gene encoding uncharacterized protein LOC141717894, with protein MANINNKDEPNTAPTPDRWYNLNLGSSFKDHHPSSKFCTLRYEFKPASIDKNQTGTLTKNKDNRVTVEFQNNQHGKPKVTFEGSSEDYKDNDAVLFFDGETFRLERLHRAVKRLRHLRTRGESVAAANTVGTNDVETSSPPVGKSNKFQSANKGTNLPVSVEVERIEIGDFKSLDSKPRNERTVGSPTPRPNLQITSPDVKIDDLDEQLDILNNDDEDAAEAANGSNVFEKEFHTGIDINIPQQNDTDDEIAEIDVSDDDMDKGPNAAEALREQVNAEGRATQTSSSSSSGTGSSGSGSKSSSESGSGSGSSSSDGESSDEVTSI; from the exons ATGGCTAATATCAACAACAAAGACGAGCCAAACACTGCCCCCACCCCCGATCGCTGGTATAATCTCAATCTCGGCTCCTCCTTCAAAGACCATCACCCCTCCTCTAAGTTCTGCACTCTTCGCT ATGAATTTAAACCAGCCTCAATTGATAAGAACCAGACAGGAACATTGACTAAAAACAAGGACAATAGAGTTACTGTTGAATTTCAAAATAATCAACACGGTAAACCGAAAGTCACATTTGAAGGTAGTAGTGAGGATTACAAGGATAATGATGCAGTGTTATTTTTTGATGGGGAGACCTTTCGGTTAGAGAGATTGCATCGTGCTGTCAAACGTTTGAGGCATTTGAGGACACGTGGTGAGTCTGTTGCAGCCGCCAATACTGTTGGGACAAATGATGTTGAGACTAGTTCCCCACCTGTTGGGAAGTCAAATAAGTTCCAATCTGCTAATAAAGGAACAAATCTTCCGGTATCG GTTGAGGTGGAACGGATTGAAATCGGAGACTTCAAGAGTTTAG ATTCTAAACCTAGGAATGAAAGGACAGTCGGTTCGCCAACTCCTCGTCCAAATTTGCAAATTACTTCTCCGGATGTTAAGATTGATGACCTGGATGAACAGTTGGATATACTCAATAATGATGATGAAGATGCTGCAGAAGCAGCTAATGGAAGTAATGTATTTGAGAAAGAATTCCATACCGGGATTGACATCAACATACCGCAGCAGAATGATACAGATGATGAGATTGCTGAAATAGATGTTAGTGATGATGATATGGATAAAGGCCCCAATGCTGCGGAAGCCCTTAGAGAACAAGTTAATGCTGAGGGCAGGGCAACACAAACTTCAAGCTCGAGTAGCAGTGGGACAGGAAGTAGCGGTAGTGGCAGTAAAAGCAGCAGTGAGAGTGGGAGTGGAAGTGGAAGCAGCAGCAGTGATGGTGAAAGCAGTGATGAAGTCACCTCTATTTAA
- the LOC141718414 gene encoding uncharacterized protein LOC141718414, producing the protein MERVLGQIDKDRRALVVTVCWAIWKARNEKVWSNKNCSPSGVLYSAKSYLTQWRETQNTLFVALPHASLPEDGAFSWVKPQENIVKVNVDAALFQEHLVFGAGMVGRDYRGELLQVRIALSVGVVQPELAEVMAIKEVLSWIEKNNWLEGILETDCLVAAQAIRSRVQMHSPFGVVVEECRVLLNRLNKVTLLFVRRFANMTAHYVAKMSYSFPDRCFNGDVPIELKNVLLSDLLI; encoded by the coding sequence ATGGAGAGAGTGTTGGGACAGATAGATAAAGATAGAAGAGCTTTAGTGGTAACTGTATGTTGGGCTATTTGGAAGGCAAGAAACGAGAAGGTCTGGAGTAATAAAAATTGTTCTCCAAGTGGAGTGTTGTATTCAGCGAAAAGCTACCTTACACAATGGAGAGAAACCCAAAACACGTTGTTTGTGGCTCTACCTCATGCAAGTCTGCCAGAAGATGGAGCTTTTTCTTGGGTTAAACCACAGGAGAATATAGTTAAGGTTAACGTTGATGCAGCCTTGTTTCAAGAACACTTAGTTTTTGGAGCTGGTATGGTGGGTCGAGATTATAGAGGTGAATTGCTTCAAGTTCGAATAGCGCTCTCAGTTGGTGTAGTGCAACCGGAACTTGCAGAAGTGATGGCCATAAAAGAGGTTTTGAGCTGGATAGAGAAGAATAATTGGCTCGAGGGGATTCTGGAAACGGACTGTTTGGTAGCAGCTCAAGCTATCAGAAGCAGGGTTCAAATGCATTCGCCTTTTGGGGTTGTGGTTGAGGAGTGCAGAGTCCTCCTTAATCGTTTAAACAAAGTTACTTTGTTATTTGTGAGACGGTTTGCTAATATGACAGCACATTATGTAGCCAAAATGTCATATTCTTTTCCAGATCGATGTTTCAACGGGGATGTCCCTATTGAGCTGAAAAATGTTTTGTTAAGTGATTTATTAATATAA
- the LOC141718415 gene encoding putative mitochondrial protein AtMg00310: MSWSRLSNHKAAGGMGFRDLRDFNLAMLGKQGWRFLSNPDSMVSKLFKARFYPKGNFLTAATSNNPSYVWRSICEAKPLLISGVRWLVGSGESISIKNQPWLDDAANPYIISDSPTFENNTVASLMGNNSRE, translated from the coding sequence ATGAGCTGGTCTCGGTTAAGCAATCATAAAGCAGCAGGGGGTATGGGTTTTAGAGATCTGCGGGATTTTAACTTGGCGATGCTCGGCAAACAAGGTTGGAGGTTCCTTTCCAACCCGGATAGCATGGTTAGTAAATTGTTCAAGGCGCGTTTTTATCCTAAAGGCAATTTTTTGACTGCGGCTACTAGTAACAACCCTAGCTATGTGTGGAGGAGCATCTGCGAAGCAAAACCGCTGTTAATATCTGGAGTTAGATGGTTGGTAGGGTCAGGTGAAAGTATTAGCATCAAGAACCAACCATGGCTGGATGACGCAGCTAACCCGTATATTATATCGGACTCCCCAACGTTTGAGAACAATACGGTGGCTTCTTTAATGGGTAATAATAGTCGTGAATGA